A genome region from Chryseobacterium sp. G0186 includes the following:
- the hutH gene encoding histidine ammonia-lyase, protein MKINNFLELKDFQKIIIENEKIELDESLLSRVNASFQFLKEFSKNKVIYGVNTGFGPMAQFKISDEDTHQLQYNLIRSHSSGIGNPLPAEEVKACMLARLNTLSLGNSGVHESVIYLLQELINRDITPLIFEHGGVGASGDLVQLAHLALVLIGEGEVFYKGERKSTKEVFQIEGLEPIQVEIREGLALMNGTSVMSGIGIVNAYKANQLTDISIRLSCAINEIVQAYDDHFSEALNGTKRHYGQQKVAERMRAHLADSKLIRKREDHLYTHFEEQEKVFKEKVQEYYSLRCVPQILGPVLDTLEYTEKVLENEINSANDNPIINVEDQHVYHGGNFHGDYISLEMDKLKIVVTKLTMLAERQLNYLLNAKINEILPPFVNLGKLGFNFGMQGVQFTATSTTAESQTLSNPMYVHSIPNNNDNQDIVSMGTNAAVICRKVIENAFEVLAIEAITIIQAIEYLGFQDKVSSSTKELYDEIRKIIPAFSDDMVMYPYLEVVKKYLKTM, encoded by the coding sequence ATGAAAATAAATAACTTTTTAGAACTGAAAGACTTTCAAAAAATTATCATTGAGAATGAAAAAATAGAACTGGATGAATCACTTTTATCAAGAGTGAATGCAAGTTTTCAGTTTTTAAAGGAGTTTTCAAAAAATAAAGTAATATACGGTGTGAATACCGGATTTGGGCCTATGGCTCAATTCAAGATCAGTGATGAAGATACTCATCAGCTGCAGTATAACCTGATAAGAAGCCATTCCTCAGGAATTGGAAACCCTTTACCGGCAGAAGAAGTAAAAGCCTGTATGCTGGCAAGACTGAATACCCTGTCATTAGGAAACTCAGGAGTACATGAGTCTGTTATTTATCTTCTTCAGGAGCTGATCAACAGAGATATTACCCCGTTAATTTTTGAACACGGAGGAGTAGGAGCCAGTGGAGACTTAGTTCAATTAGCCCACCTTGCTTTGGTATTGATCGGAGAAGGGGAGGTTTTTTATAAAGGAGAAAGAAAATCTACAAAAGAGGTTTTTCAAATCGAGGGATTGGAACCAATACAAGTAGAGATTCGTGAAGGACTTGCTTTAATGAACGGTACTTCCGTGATGTCAGGAATAGGTATTGTAAATGCTTATAAAGCGAACCAATTAACAGATATTTCCATTAGGCTTTCCTGTGCAATTAACGAAATTGTTCAGGCTTATGATGATCATTTTTCTGAGGCTTTAAACGGAACCAAAAGACATTACGGTCAACAGAAAGTAGCAGAAAGAATGCGTGCTCACCTTGCTGACAGTAAACTGATCAGAAAAAGAGAAGATCATCTTTATACTCATTTTGAAGAGCAGGAAAAAGTATTCAAAGAAAAAGTACAGGAATATTATTCCCTAAGATGTGTTCCGCAAATTCTGGGTCCGGTATTGGATACGTTGGAATATACGGAAAAAGTTCTTGAAAATGAGATCAATTCTGCCAATGATAATCCGATTATCAATGTAGAAGATCAACATGTTTATCATGGAGGGAATTTCCACGGGGATTATATCTCCCTTGAAATGGATAAGCTTAAAATTGTAGTCACCAAGCTTACCATGCTTGCAGAAAGACAGTTGAATTATTTGTTGAATGCTAAAATCAACGAAATTTTGCCTCCTTTTGTAAATTTAGGTAAATTGGGGTTCAATTTTGGTATGCAGGGTGTACAGTTTACGGCTACTTCTACTACAGCAGAAAGTCAGACGTTATCTAATCCTATGTACGTTCACAGTATTCCGAATAATAATGATAATCAGGATATCGTAAGCATGGGAACTAATGCAGCTGTCATCTGCAGAAAGGTTATTGAAAATGCATTCGAAGTATTGGCGATTGAAGCCATTACCATCATTCAGGCTATTGAATATCTTGGGTTTCAGGATAAGGTGTCATCATCTACCAAGGAACTGTATGATGAGATCAGAAAAATTATCCCTGCATTTTCTGATGATATGGTGATGTATCCATATCTTGAGGTGGTGAAGAAATATTTAAAGACAATGTAA
- a CDS encoding beta-ketoacyl-[acyl-carrier-protein] synthase family protein, which produces MENRVVITGMGIYSCIGTSLEEVRESLYQGKSGIVLDQDRKEFGFRSGLTGVVPKPDLKNLLNRRQRVSMGEESEYAYLATIDALKQANLDDEFLDSHEVGILYGNDSVSKAVVESIDIAREKKDTTLMGSGAIFKSMNSTVTMNLSTIFKLKGINLTISAACASGSHSLGLAYMMIKNGFQDMIICGGAQETNKYSMASFDGLGVFSAREDEPTKASRPFDAGRDGLIPSGGAASLIVESLESAQKRGATILAEIIGYGFSSNGGHISTPNVDGPALAMDRALKQSGLNASDIDYINAHATSTPIGDANEAKAIYEIFGSEVPVSSTKSMTGHECWMAGASEVIYSILMMQNDFVAPNINLENPDNEAQRINLVSETKTQKIDVFLSNSFGFGGTNSALIVKKFD; this is translated from the coding sequence ATGGAAAATAGGGTTGTAATTACCGGAATGGGAATTTATTCCTGCATCGGGACATCTTTAGAAGAGGTCAGGGAATCCCTATATCAAGGAAAATCCGGTATTGTTTTAGATCAGGATAGAAAAGAATTCGGTTTCAGATCAGGCCTTACAGGAGTTGTTCCAAAGCCTGATTTAAAGAATCTCTTGAACAGACGCCAGCGAGTAAGCATGGGAGAAGAAAGCGAATATGCTTATCTCGCCACTATTGATGCATTAAAGCAGGCAAATCTGGATGATGAGTTCTTGGATTCTCATGAAGTGGGAATATTATACGGAAACGACAGCGTTTCCAAGGCTGTTGTAGAATCTATCGACATTGCCAGAGAAAAGAAAGATACAACATTGATGGGATCAGGTGCGATCTTTAAGTCAATGAACTCAACCGTAACGATGAACCTTTCCACAATTTTCAAGCTAAAAGGAATCAATCTTACCATCAGTGCAGCCTGTGCAAGTGGTTCACACTCATTAGGATTAGCCTATATGATGATCAAAAACGGATTTCAGGACATGATCATCTGTGGAGGAGCACAGGAAACCAATAAATATTCTATGGCCAGCTTTGATGGTTTGGGAGTGTTCTCAGCAAGGGAAGACGAGCCTACAAAAGCATCAAGACCTTTCGACGCAGGAAGAGACGGCTTAATTCCGAGTGGCGGAGCCGCAAGTTTAATCGTGGAAAGCTTAGAATCTGCCCAAAAAAGAGGAGCCACCATCCTTGCTGAAATTATAGGATATGGTTTTTCATCGAACGGAGGTCATATTTCAACCCCAAATGTTGACGGACCTGCCCTGGCGATGGACAGAGCCTTGAAGCAATCAGGTTTGAATGCCTCAGATATCGATTATATCAATGCCCACGCAACTTCTACGCCCATTGGTGATGCCAACGAAGCAAAGGCAATTTATGAGATCTTTGGAAGTGAAGTTCCCGTAAGTTCTACCAAATCCATGACCGGGCACGAATGCTGGATGGCTGGCGCAAGTGAAGTTATTTACTCAATTCTGATGATGCAGAATGATTTTGTTGCTCCCAATATCAACCTGGAAAATCCTGATAATGAAGCACAAAGGATAAATTTAGTCTCTGAAACAAAAACTCAAAAAATTGATGTATTTTTGTCGAATTCTTTTGGGTTCGGGGGAACCAATTCTGCACTAATAGTTAAAAAATTTGATTAA
- a CDS encoding lipid A biosynthesis acyltransferase, with protein MNKWKGKSKGTVLGYRIFVWCIRNIGIRSSYGVLYFVAAYYSLFQKKSNRYILYYFQKRLNYGYWKAKRSIFKSYFTFGKVLIDKTAISAGLREKYTYEFDGIENLRNLLAAKKGGVLISAHIGNFEIAEHFFADIDFDCQINLVTTDQEVTVIKEYLETVAVKESNIKFIYVKEDMSHIFEINQALSNNELICFTGDRYFEGSKYLETDLLGKSAKFPAGPFLIASRLGVPVVYVYVMKEDNLHYHLYARVAQNIKNRDSQGLLQSYVQNLETMVEKYPLQWFNYFDFWDDVD; from the coding sequence ATGAACAAGTGGAAAGGTAAATCTAAGGGGACGGTACTGGGGTACAGAATATTCGTCTGGTGCATTAGAAATATCGGAATCAGGAGTTCATATGGGGTGCTTTACTTTGTGGCAGCCTATTACTCTTTGTTTCAGAAGAAGAGTAACCGATATATTCTTTATTACTTCCAAAAAAGACTCAACTACGGATATTGGAAAGCTAAGCGTTCCATTTTTAAGAGCTATTTTACCTTTGGGAAAGTTCTTATTGACAAAACGGCTATTTCTGCAGGCTTAAGAGAAAAATATACCTACGAATTTGATGGGATTGAAAACCTCAGAAATCTTTTGGCAGCCAAAAAAGGAGGAGTTCTTATCAGTGCCCATATCGGAAATTTTGAAATTGCGGAACACTTCTTTGCCGATATAGATTTTGATTGCCAGATCAATCTGGTAACTACTGACCAGGAGGTTACGGTAATCAAGGAATATCTGGAGACTGTTGCGGTAAAGGAAAGTAATATCAAGTTCATCTACGTGAAAGAAGATATGTCGCATATTTTTGAGATCAATCAGGCTTTGTCGAATAATGAATTAATCTGCTTTACAGGAGATCGTTATTTCGAGGGATCTAAATACCTTGAGACCGACCTGTTGGGGAAAAGTGCAAAATTTCCTGCAGGGCCTTTTCTTATTGCTTCCCGACTGGGAGTACCCGTGGTATATGTATATGTGATGAAAGAAGATAACCTTCACTATCATCTGTATGCTAGAGTAGCACAGAATATTAAAAATCGTGATTCTCAGGGACTTTTACAATCCTATGTTCAAAATCTTGAAACAATGGTGGAGAAATATCCGCTTCAATGGTTTAATTATTTTGATTTTTGGGATGATGTTGATTAA
- a CDS encoding acyl carrier protein translates to MEREKIVAIVNDFLVNEFEVDGDEISNDANLKNTLGLDSLDYIDMVVVIESNFGVKLGEADFKKMITFDDFYTTIEHKIAEKKA, encoded by the coding sequence ATGGAAAGGGAAAAAATTGTTGCTATTGTTAATGATTTTCTAGTAAACGAATTTGAAGTTGACGGAGATGAAATCAGTAATGATGCCAACCTTAAAAATACATTAGGCTTAGATAGCCTGGATTATATAGACATGGTTGTTGTGATCGAATCTAATTTCGGAGTGAAATTAGGAGAAGCAGATTTCAAAAAAATGATAACATTTGATGATTTCTATACAACCATTGAACATAAGATTGCTGAAAAAAAAGCATAA
- a CDS encoding M23 family metallopeptidase, giving the protein MKVLYKLMFVICLISNVITQAQNNYPQNYFRNPLNIPMQLAANFGAVRTNHFHMGLDLRTNSQENLSVVAAADGYVSRIKVERYGFGNAVYITHPNGYTTVYAHLNKYFDKLDEYVKERQYKEEKWEQDITFQPGQFPVTKGQLIALSGNTGGSAGPHLHFEIRDTKTEECLNPLLFGFAIPDSVAPIISGLYWYDRRFSTYEPGANGVAVKKAGSTYTADVVRVNSPIISFGIKAVDKANQGFNLGIYQAELLMDGKVIYGFTIDKVSYDDTRYLNGCIDYTKFIRDKTGIQHLSTLPGMKLQHYSIPNLSGVINLQDEEIHQIEIVLKDVKGNTSRLITKVQLSKVGDKVSSTAKTVLPNERKTITSENAEISFSKDAMYDAVSFNMYEKQDAEAVSNAIVLSSPYIPVHDNYTLKIKPNRKLTKEEKDKVVISLDYGSDTNVIKGKWDGDQAEGQFNRLGTAKLILDNGLPSVSSGWKEGAVINSGSLRLKGNTRIGDIVSFRAELDGKWLRFARVKDDFIYVFDEKCPKGSGEHTLKVTTVNTAGNTNTQTFTFQR; this is encoded by the coding sequence ATGAAAGTCCTTTATAAACTGATGTTTGTTATTTGTTTAATCAGTAATGTCATCACACAGGCCCAAAATAACTATCCTCAGAATTATTTTCGTAATCCATTGAATATTCCAATGCAGTTGGCTGCCAATTTTGGAGCGGTAAGAACCAACCATTTTCATATGGGGCTGGATTTACGGACTAACAGTCAGGAAAACTTATCTGTAGTTGCAGCAGCTGACGGGTATGTAAGCAGAATAAAAGTAGAACGGTATGGCTTTGGAAATGCGGTCTACATTACCCATCCCAATGGATATACTACGGTATATGCCCATCTGAACAAATACTTTGATAAGTTGGATGAATATGTAAAAGAAAGACAATACAAAGAAGAGAAATGGGAACAGGATATTACTTTCCAACCAGGACAGTTTCCGGTAACCAAAGGACAATTGATTGCCTTGAGTGGAAATACAGGCGGTTCAGCAGGGCCGCACCTGCATTTTGAAATACGGGATACAAAGACAGAAGAATGTCTTAACCCTTTGCTTTTTGGTTTTGCCATTCCTGATTCTGTGGCGCCAATTATCAGTGGATTGTATTGGTATGATCGTCGCTTCAGTACCTATGAGCCAGGGGCTAACGGAGTTGCTGTTAAAAAAGCAGGAAGTACTTATACGGCAGATGTGGTTAGGGTAAATTCTCCCATCATAAGTTTTGGAATTAAGGCAGTGGATAAAGCCAACCAGGGCTTCAACCTTGGTATTTATCAGGCTGAATTACTGATGGACGGAAAGGTAATCTACGGTTTTACCATTGACAAGGTGAGTTATGATGATACCCGTTATCTGAATGGCTGCATAGATTACACCAAGTTTATTCGGGATAAAACAGGAATTCAGCATCTGTCTACATTACCCGGAATGAAATTACAGCATTACAGCATTCCCAATCTGTCAGGAGTGATCAATCTCCAGGATGAGGAAATTCACCAAATTGAAATTGTTTTAAAGGATGTAAAAGGAAATACCAGTCGATTAATTACGAAAGTTCAGCTCAGTAAAGTAGGAGATAAAGTGTCTTCCACTGCCAAAACAGTTCTTCCCAATGAAAGAAAAACGATTACTTCTGAGAATGCAGAAATTAGCTTCAGTAAAGATGCTATGTATGATGCCGTGAGCTTTAATATGTATGAAAAACAGGACGCAGAAGCGGTCTCTAACGCCATTGTGTTATCCAGTCCATATATTCCTGTTCATGATAATTACACATTGAAAATAAAACCGAACAGAAAACTAACAAAAGAAGAAAAAGACAAGGTTGTTATTTCCCTGGACTATGGAAGTGATACCAATGTGATAAAAGGAAAATGGGATGGCGATCAGGCAGAGGGGCAGTTCAATAGGCTGGGTACTGCAAAACTGATATTGGATAACGGTTTACCATCAGTTTCTTCAGGATGGAAAGAGGGGGCGGTCATCAATAGTGGTTCCTTACGTTTAAAAGGCAATACAAGAATTGGTGATATTGTTTCATTCCGTGCAGAATTGGATGGTAAATGGCTTAGGTTTGCCCGTGTAAAGGATGATTTTATCTATGTTTTTGATGAAAAATGTCCAAAAGGTTCAGGAGAACATACCTTAAAGGTGACAACTGTCAATACTGCAGGAAATACAAATACCCAAACTTTTACATTTCAGAGGTAA
- a CDS encoding NAD(P)/FAD-dependent oxidoreductase, with the protein MSKEFVDVLVIGAGPSGCVSSSYLKKNNVSVKVVEKTKFPRLVVGESLIPRVMDHFDEAGLFPALDKMGFEKKLGARFLRGDEVCIFDFSNKFGEGWDWTWQVPRADFDNTLAQEVINKGIDLEFESEVIDIKFEGTDSITTVRNKDGETKEIHAKFVIDSSGYGRVLPRLLDLEKPSKLSPHSAIFSHVQDINREPGEEGTLISFDIIETEVWLWVIPFSNGNTSLGIVGPTEYIEKLAENGDPTEALRKAISLSDYYVQRFGDIDFLFEPKHLKDYSCSVKSLFGDGFALTGNASEFLDPVFSSGMAFATESGMLAAKLALRQLNGETINWQTEYTDYILYGVDVFTTYVKEWYTGNLQELFFHQPENPDVKKKICAVLAGYVWNKDNPFVKKHDTVIKNLANLIKQEKQSQQ; encoded by the coding sequence ATGAGCAAAGAATTTGTTGACGTTCTTGTAATCGGGGCTGGACCTTCCGGATGCGTGTCTTCTTCCTACCTAAAGAAGAATAACGTCAGCGTAAAAGTTGTTGAAAAAACAAAATTCCCCAGACTCGTAGTGGGTGAAAGCTTAATTCCAAGGGTTATGGACCACTTTGATGAGGCGGGACTTTTCCCTGCATTAGATAAAATGGGCTTTGAAAAAAAGCTGGGAGCACGTTTTCTTCGTGGTGATGAGGTCTGTATCTTTGATTTCAGCAATAAATTCGGGGAAGGCTGGGACTGGACATGGCAGGTTCCAAGGGCTGACTTTGACAACACTCTTGCTCAGGAAGTTATTAATAAAGGAATTGACCTTGAGTTTGAATCTGAGGTTATAGACATTAAGTTTGAAGGAACAGATTCTATCACAACAGTAAGGAATAAAGACGGAGAAACTAAGGAAATCCATGCGAAGTTCGTTATTGACTCAAGTGGTTACGGAAGGGTATTACCTCGTTTATTAGACCTTGAAAAACCATCAAAATTATCTCCTCATTCTGCTATTTTCTCTCATGTACAGGATATAAACAGAGAACCCGGTGAAGAAGGAACTTTGATTTCTTTTGATATCATTGAAACAGAGGTCTGGCTTTGGGTAATCCCTTTTTCCAATGGAAATACAAGCTTGGGGATTGTAGGGCCTACAGAATATATTGAAAAACTGGCTGAAAACGGAGATCCTACTGAGGCTTTAAGAAAGGCTATTTCTCTTTCTGATTATTATGTACAACGTTTTGGAGATATCGATTTCCTTTTTGAACCAAAACATCTGAAAGACTACTCTTGTTCTGTAAAAAGTTTATTCGGAGACGGGTTTGCCTTAACAGGAAACGCTTCTGAATTCCTTGATCCTGTTTTTTCATCGGGAATGGCTTTTGCCACAGAATCAGGGATGCTCGCTGCAAAACTGGCATTACGACAATTAAATGGCGAAACCATTAACTGGCAAACAGAGTATACGGATTATATTTTATACGGTGTAGATGTTTTCACCACTTATGTGAAGGAATGGTATACCGGAAATCTTCAGGAATTATTTTTCCATCAACCGGAAAATCCTGATGTAAAGAAAAAGATTTGTGCCGTTTTAGCTGGATATGTCTGGAACAAAGACAATCCTTTTGTGAAAAAGCACGATACAGTAATTAAAAACCTTGCGAACCTCATCAAACAGGAAAAGCAAAGTCAACAATAA
- a CDS encoding phenylacetate--CoA ligase family protein, with amino-acid sequence MEFHPFIEKSSTQEIKKFQEEKLQELLVYLEGHSPFYQRLFKENNINTKEVLTLEDLSKIPTTTKNDLQQYNHDFFCISPDKIVDYSTTSGTLGDPVTFGLSDGDLERLAYNEAISFVCAGIQKGDVVQMITTIDKRFMAGLAYFLGLRKMGASVVRMGPGIPELQWDSIFRYKPKYLITVPSFLLKMIDYAEKHGLDYKNSSVYGAVCIGESIKSQDFTDNILSQKIKEKWDIKLFSTYASTEMSTAFTECEFQVGGHHHPELIITEILDDDGNVVKEGESGELTITTLGVEAIPLLRFKTGDIVKAHYEPCECGRNTMRLGPVIGRKQQMIKYKGTTLYPPAMNDILNDFNNILCYQIVIQANEIGLDEIIIKLSTEQENESFVSEVRDHFRAKLRVSPKIEVIDFDILSKTVFNPNSRKPITFIDLR; translated from the coding sequence TTGGAATTTCATCCGTTCATCGAAAAATCAAGTACCCAGGAAATAAAAAAGTTTCAGGAGGAAAAACTTCAGGAGCTTTTGGTTTATCTTGAGGGTCATTCGCCTTTTTATCAGAGACTGTTTAAAGAAAATAACATCAATACTAAAGAGGTTCTTACCCTGGAAGATTTGTCGAAGATTCCTACGACAACAAAGAATGATCTGCAGCAATACAATCATGATTTTTTCTGTATTTCACCAGACAAGATTGTGGATTACAGTACCACCTCCGGAACTTTAGGGGATCCGGTAACTTTTGGTTTGTCTGACGGGGACCTTGAAAGACTGGCATACAACGAAGCAATATCCTTTGTCTGTGCAGGAATTCAGAAAGGAGATGTTGTACAGATGATCACCACTATTGATAAGCGCTTCATGGCAGGGCTTGCCTACTTTTTAGGATTAAGGAAAATGGGCGCCAGTGTGGTAAGAATGGGACCCGGAATTCCGGAACTGCAATGGGATTCCATTTTCAGATATAAACCAAAGTATCTGATTACCGTACCCTCGTTTTTACTGAAAATGATTGATTATGCCGAAAAACATGGTCTGGATTATAAAAATTCCAGTGTTTATGGGGCCGTTTGCATCGGAGAAAGTATCAAGAGTCAGGATTTTACAGATAATATTCTTTCACAGAAGATTAAGGAAAAATGGGATATAAAGCTCTTCTCTACTTATGCTTCTACAGAAATGAGTACTGCTTTTACAGAGTGTGAATTTCAGGTCGGAGGCCACCATCACCCTGAATTGATCATTACTGAGATTTTGGATGATGACGGAAATGTTGTGAAAGAAGGTGAAAGTGGTGAACTTACCATTACCACGTTGGGTGTGGAAGCCATTCCTTTATTAAGATTTAAAACCGGAGATATTGTAAAGGCTCACTACGAACCGTGTGAGTGTGGTAGGAATACCATGAGATTAGGGCCAGTGATCGGAAGAAAACAGCAGATGATCAAATACAAGGGAACAACACTATATCCGCCTGCAATGAACGATATATTGAATGATTTTAATAATATCCTGTGTTATCAGATTGTGATTCAGGCCAACGAAATAGGATTGGATGAAATTATCATCAAGTTAAGTACAGAACAGGAAAATGAGAGCTTTGTAAGTGAAGTGCGAGACCATTTCCGTGCAAAATTGAGGGTAAGTCCAAAGATTGAAGTCATAGACTTTGATATTTTATCCAAAACCGTTTTTAATCCAAACAGCAGAAAACCGATTACTTTTATTGATTTAAGGTAG
- the fabG gene encoding 3-oxoacyl-ACP reductase FabG, translating to MKCAIVTGGSRGIGRAICIKLAEEKNYHILINYTSNEAAAKETLAKVEELGATGEILKFDVGNAEEVQSVLTAWQEKNSEALVEVIINNAGITRDGLFMWMQKEDWNNVINTSLDGFFNVTNFFIQKLLRNKYGRIINMVSVSGVKGTAGQTNYSAAKGALVGATKALAQEVAKRNVTVNAVAPGFIKTDMTQDFNEEELKAMIPANRFGEAEEVADLVAFLASRKSSYITGEVININGGIYS from the coding sequence ATGAAATGTGCAATTGTAACAGGAGGCTCCAGAGGAATCGGGAGGGCGATCTGTATAAAACTGGCTGAAGAAAAAAACTATCATATACTCATTAACTACACTTCCAACGAAGCTGCAGCAAAGGAAACTTTGGCTAAAGTAGAAGAACTTGGTGCTACAGGAGAAATTCTTAAATTTGATGTAGGAAATGCTGAAGAAGTACAAAGTGTTTTAACAGCTTGGCAGGAGAAAAATTCCGAAGCATTGGTAGAGGTTATCATCAACAACGCCGGAATTACAAGAGACGGTTTGTTTATGTGGATGCAGAAAGAAGACTGGAACAACGTGATCAATACAAGTTTAGATGGATTTTTTAATGTAACCAATTTCTTTATCCAAAAGCTGCTTCGTAACAAATACGGAAGAATCATCAATATGGTTTCCGTTTCCGGAGTAAAAGGAACTGCAGGGCAAACCAATTATTCTGCAGCGAAGGGAGCTTTGGTGGGAGCTACAAAGGCACTTGCTCAGGAAGTAGCCAAAAGAAATGTTACCGTAAATGCAGTGGCCCCGGGCTTTATCAAAACAGATATGACCCAGGATTTTAATGAAGAAGAATTGAAGGCGATGATCCCTGCCAACCGATTTGGAGAAGCAGAAGAAGTGGCTGATTTAGTAGCCTTTTTAGCCTCCAGGAAATCTTCTTATATTACAGGAGAAGTGATTAATATTAACGGCGGTATTTACTCGTAA